The Dethiosulfovibrio peptidovorans DSM 11002 nucleotide sequence GATACAAAGGGTGAGAAATAGAGAGAGAGGATTTCTGACGAAATCCATGAAAAAAGGAAGGAGTTCTTCTCCCACGGATTGCATCGCCCTTCTGTAATTCGAGTCCAGCAAAGGGCCTAGAATTATCCCCAGCACCATAGGCGCCGTACTGTAATCGTAGGCTCTCATGAAATATCCCAAAACACCGAAACCTATCATCCAAAAAACGTCAACCAGACTGTTCTGTATGGAATAGGTCCCTATTATCGACAGGATAACCACCACCGGTAGAATTATCCTTTTGGGTACCTCTATGATTTTGCTGAACATCTTGACGCTCATAAGTCCTATTACGAGTAGAGCTATGTTTCCCATCAAGAGCAGCGATATTATCGTCCAAAATATGTCCGGATTTTCTATCATGAGCATCGGTCCAGGCTTCAAACCGTGAATGAAAAGAGCTCCTATTATGATGGCGGTGACGGCATCACCGGGTATTCCCAAGGTCAACATAGGAATGAAAGCCCCGCCGATAGCCCCCTTGTTCGCCGATTCAGGGGCGATTACCCCCTCTATAGCTCCTTCTCCAAAAGGACATTCAGGATTTTTAACCGATCGCTTGGCCTGATCGTAGGCAAGCAACGCTGCCACGTCCCCACCCGTTCCCGGAAGAGCCCCTATCCAGACCCCTAACAGACCGGATCTTAGAGCAAGAGGAAGGTGTTTAAAGAAAGTCTTGAGATCAGGGACAATTTTATCGAGCCTCTGCTTTACCGCCGTCTTATGAGGGTCTCTCAGCTGAAACAAGACCTCCGAAACTCCGAAAAGGCCTATCATGGCCGTGACGAAATTGATACCTGCCATCAGGTAAACGTTGCCAAACGTATATCTCAGTTCGCCGGTAGAGGGATCCATCCCTACCATACTGAGAAGAACCCCAACTGCCCCGGCCAGAACCCCTTTGACCGGATCACCGCTGCCGATGCTTCCGATAAGAAGAAGCCCCATTAGAGCCAACAGGAAGTAGTCTCTGGGAGCCACTTTCAAGGCGAAGCTTGCTACCAAGGGGGCTGCCACCGCAAGAATGGCGATACCCAAAAGGCCTCCGAATATAGACACCGTGGTCACCAATCCGATAGTTCGGCCCGCCTCGCCCTTCTTGGCCAGAGGGTGTCCGTCGAAGCCTGCCGCTATCGCCGCTGGTGCCCCGGGAATATTTAGGAGAATAGACGTAATGGCTCCTCCGTAGACACCGCCGACGAAAACTCCGCATATCAACGCCAATGCGCTGTTAAGCTGCCAGGGGAAGGTAAAGGAAATCAGAAGGGCGCTGGCCATTGTGACGGACAGACCGGGGACAGCCCCGACCCACACTCCCGCCATCACGCCTATCCAGACCAGGGCTATCATCTGCGGATTCAGAAAAGGCGCTATAAAACCGTGCAGTTGTTCCATTTGTTTCTCTCCTTCTCTAAGTCAGTTAAACGACGACAGGTCGAGGCCGCTAAGGCAACATAACCTGAAAAACATACTTGAACACTCCTACCAGAACGACCACGGTCCCCAACGATATAGCGGAGCAAAGACCTATCTTTTTCCAATGGTGCAGATACAGTAGGGAAAGAAAAAGAAACAGAAATGATGCCAGTGGGAAATGCAATATCGGAAGAAAAAACGAATAAAGAGCCAACAACACAAGAACGAAAAGTATCTCCCGGGTGAACAGGAAGGAGAAGAGATTACCAGCATTCACACCCTTCCCCTGTTTTCTAGATCCCTTCCAAAGTTCGATGGTCCCCATCAGCATTATCACCGAGGAAGCTATCTTGGGAGCTACCGAAGGAGAAGAATACTTACCGCTGGTCATATCCAAGGCGAAATAGAATCCGAGAGCCCCGAAAAGGATAAACAAAAAGGCGAAACCTATCTCTCCGGGTCTTCTTTCGTTTGAATTGGACTGTTCCTGCATGGAATTTAAAAACTCCTTTCCGATGTAGCTGTCCCCTCGAAAAAAGGAGACAGCTACGCTACATAATCGATTAAATTATGGCTTCGGTATACCCAGTTCGGCGGGAGACACCTTTGTAACTCCGGCCTCCTCCAAAAGCCAGGTAACGTTAGACTGATTTTTTTTGAGGAATTTATCCGCTTCCTCGCCGGAAAGGGCAAGTTGGATCCCGTTAAGCCTCTTGATGAACTCTACGAATGCAGGATCTTTAACAGCCTTCATATAAGCCGCTTTCAACTCGTCCACTATGGGCTGAGGGGTTCCCTTTTTGACGAAAGCGCCGTAGAAGTGACCTATCGGCAGATATTTGGAGAACTCGGGATAGATCTCGGTTATAGCAGGGACATCCGGTAACTGCTCTACCCTCTCGTCGTTTATGACCGCAAGAGCACGAAGCTTTCCGGTCTTTATAAGATCCACCGTGCCCGCTCCCATCATGCTGATAGGCATGGCCTCGACGTGACCGCCGAGCAACGCCGCCATTCCGGAACCGTCGCCGTCGAATCCGACCAGGTTGAACTCGACGTCCTTCATAGCTCTAAGCATGGAGGCTATGACGAATGGAATCCCGCCGGTACCGGTGGAAGCCATCTTTATCTTTCCCTCGTTTTCCTTGGCCGCTTCGATAAGATCCTGAAGGGTCTGATACGGAGTATTGGGGTTGACGCATATGACATCCACACCGAAGACCATAAGACAGAGGGTATCGAAGTCGTTGTAATCGTATTTGCCCAATCCCAATACCTTGTAAAGCGCCGGACCTTCCGCATTGTAGAGAATGGAATAGCCATCCGCCGGCATATTGGCCACCAGGGTCGTAGCCAAAGCTCCGGCCGCCCCCGGTTTGTTCTGAAGTATGATCTTTCCACCTATGATCTTCTCCACTAGAGGCGTCAGAGCTCTGGAAGCGTTGTCCGTACCTCCACCGGCACCCCAAGAGATATATCCGTTGATGTTCTTATCCGGGTAATCGGCAAAAGCTGGTGCAACCAAGAACACCCCAAGGCTGCAAAAAACCGTCATAAGCGCAAGCAAACGTCTCATGATTAATGTCCTCCGATTCATTTTCATATTCTCTTACTGAAAAGGATACGCATAATGCTATCAACAGGAAAAAGTTACGTCTTACCTCACTTTGCCGTTTTACTGCGGTTTCTTTTTCGAGGGATCGAAGAACTCCCCGAAGAGTATCGCTTCGTCGGGCTGGTCCTTCATTATGGGACGAGCCACCCAGGTACTCTGCATATAGTGCTTCAGTGAGATGTTTTCCGACACCATGTTGCCGCCCCATACGCCGCATCCCATACTGGAGGTCATGGGCATGCCGTTCTCGGCACTGCCGGCGTTGGCCTTGGACTGAGGCTGACGGACCATTATGCGGGTGACGGGAGCCCTCAGGGCAAGACGGTCGATATGGTCGTCGTCGTGGCTGTAGATCCCGCAGGAATGGCCTCTGCCTCCGACCTTGTAGATCTCGTCCATCATCTTCAGGGCGTTCTCGAACTCGCCTTCGTAACGATGCAATGTCAGCAGGGTGGTAAGCTTCTCTCCGGAGAACTTATGCTCCTTGCCGATTCCGTCGCCGACGACCATTATGAACTTGCGGTCCTCCGGGATCTCGAAACCGGCGGCCTTGGCCAGCTTCTGAGGAGCCACGGCGACGGTCGCTACTATGCGGTGGCCTTCCTCGTCCCACATGGCCTTCTTCAGCATCTCCCTCTGCTCGTCGGTGGCCAGATAGCCCCCTTCTTTCTTCAGGGCCTCTACCATGGCGTCGTATATCCCGCCGTAGATAACCAGGTTCCCGTCGGCGGAACATCCGGAGCCGAAATCGGATGTCTTGCTGATCCTGGTGTTCCTGGCGGCTATCTCGACGTCGGTTGTCTCGTCGAAGATCATGGTGGCGTTTCCGGCGCCGGAACAGTAGGCTGGCTTGCCCGAGCTGTGGGCAGCCTTGGTCATGGCGGGGCCTCCCGTAGCCATTATAAGATCCCCCATGGTCATGATCTTGTTCACCATGGCCATGTTGGGAGACTCGACGCACTGGAGGAAGTCCTCCGGCTCGCCTATGGCCTTGAGGGCCTCTCTCATCAGACGGACGACCTCGAAGGTGGTTTTCTTGGTTCTGGGATGGGGCGAGAATATGACCACATCTCTGGCCTTGAGAGCGTAGATTGCGGTAACGATAGGGGTGAGCTCCGGATTCGTCATGGGGATGAGGGACACTATCAATCCCGCCGGTTTAGCGTAGCGGGCCAGTCCCTTCTCGGGGTTGAACTCCACCATTCCAACGCTCTTCTGTCTCAGAGCGTCCCTTAGAACTCCTAGGATCTTGTGTCTCTTGCCGTAACGTCCGTTCCAGTCTCCCGCTCCGCTCTCCTCGACTCCCATCTTGCCGAGTCTGTCGAAGTTCTCCGGATTTCCCGCTGCCCAGGCGACGGCGCGGCACATGCGGTCGACCCTCTCCTGATCGTAGTTCTCTATAATTCCCTGGACCCGGCGGGCCTTCTCTACAAGTTTCTCCAGCACCTCGAGCTGTTCCGGAGTTATCTCTTTACTAGCCATAACAAATCTCTCCTTGCAATAGTAAATTTTTAATCTATAAAATTCCGTTTTCGACCATGTAGTCCTTGGCAGTAGACAGACAGCGCTTGGCGTGTTCCATCGATCCCCAGCTTCCCTCTCTCTTAAGATGGGGTAGCTCTATGGACAGGACCACGTCGTCCGGAAGACGGCGGACTATGTCGGCTATGTCGATGGCACCTTCGCCCACGTAGTAGCGTTCATCCCTTCCGGTGTGTATCAGGCTTTCCTTGTCGTCCCAGTCGGGGATCTCCGCCGGGCCGTCGCAGATATGGGCCATGTGGAATAGCTCCTTAGGGCAGTCGTCCAGCTCCGCCGGGTCCACCCTGGACCTGTACAGATGAAGGGTGTCTACCATGATCCCGGCGTTGTCCCTCTTGACCGTGTCTAGGACCTCTCTGGTCTCCTTAAGGGTGCGGATCGACGCCCAGGTGACGAACTCCAAATTCACCGTGATGCCGTATTGCTTGGCCAGATCGCACAGAGTGGCGAACTGATCCAGATAGAAGTCTTTTTTGTCGGTCCATATGCTGCTTATGACGTTCTTTACTCCCAGCTCCGCCGCGGCCTCGAAGGGGCCCTCGTAGTTTCGGACGTCAACTCCGTCGGCTATCTTGGCCAGCTCGATATCGTTTATGACCACCCCGGTCTCGTCCATAGCCCTGCGGGTCAGGTCGAACATCTCCCTGTTTCTGTAGATGTCGTAGTCGTTCTCGCCCTTGACCCCCATGGTTATGGACCTTATCCCGACGCAGTCGTAACCCAGGGTGTGGGCGTTGTAGATCATCTCGGGTGGAGCCCATCCGAGAACGGTAAGCTGAGCCAGAGAATACCTGTGTGCCATCTTCTTTTTTGCCTCCTCGACTAACGGTAAAGTAGATCGAAGGCCCCGCGCATCCGCTCCACCGGGATCTGTCCCGGGGCGGACTCGGCGCTTCCGACCGCGAATGTGAGGTCCGATCCGTAAAGCCCTCCAGCCAGACGGCTGACCTGTCCCAGAGCTCCCATGGACATGGTTATCAGGGGAACGTCGGGGAAGTCCCTGCGAACAGCCAGGGTGGCCTCGAACACCTTCAGAACGTCCTCCTCCGATCTCGGCATCAGTGCCACCTTGGCGACGTCGGCGCCGAAACGGATCTGGGTAGCCAACTGAGAGTAGATGAAGGAGAGAGAGGGGGTCCGGTCGAAGTCGTGATAGGAGACTATAAGTCCTATTCCCGCCTTCTCCGCCAGGGCCTTGACCTCCGAGAGCTTCTCGTAGCCGTAGGTGAGTTCCTTGTCCACCAGCTCGACCAGCCTCTCCGAGATCGCCCCTCTGTATATGCTGTCCTTGGCCGACTCGGACACCTCCTTGATACCGCCCTCCCAGTGTCCGCGACAGGTGAGGATGATGGGAAGATCTCCCACGGCGGAGCGTACCTTGCGAAGTAGGTCCATCGACGAGTCAAGATCCTCGACCACGTCCCAGGCGTCTATTCGCAGCTCTATGATGTCCGGGTTTATGGAGGAAAGGTTCTCCACCTCCGCCATGACGTCCTCCCCGGTCGAGCCGACCAGGGGGACGCATACCAGGGGAACCTCTCCGCCCAACAGGGCGTTTCGGACCTTCAAGGGCTTTCCGGGAAGAGGACGGACCATCATTCCCACACCCTTCCGGGTTTGCTGCCGCCTCTCTTGACGTAGATATCGTTTATATTCCAACATCCGGCTGTGACCACCGGGGCGTTCTCCATGCTGACGTCAATGAGATAGGGCTTGTTGGATGCCAGGGCCCTCTCCAGGGCGGGCTTGAAGTCCTCGGCAGACTCGACCTTCTCGCCCTCTACGCCGTAGGCTCTGGCTATGGCGGCGAAGTCGGGAGAGTAGGGCTCGCCTTCTCTGGTGAAAAGGGTTCCGAACTGGTGCTCGTAGTGCTGATATTCCAGTCCAGCTATGGTTCCGAAGGCGCAGTTGTTCATGACCACCCATACCACGGCTATGTTCTTCTCCGCAGCTGTGGCCAGAGGCGAAACGTTGGTCCCCATTCCTCCGTCGCCGATGAGAGCGACCACCTTCTTGTCCGGACAGGCCACCTTGACCCCCAAAGCGGCGGAGGGACCGTATCCCATGGTGCATAGCCCGCCGGGAGCCACGAAGGTTCCCGCCTCGTATATGGGGAACTGCTGGCCGACTCCGTTTTTGTTCCAGCCGACGTCGGCTACCACATAGCCGTCTTTGGGAAGGGCCTCACGAAGGTCTGCCAGGATTCTCTCCGGCCTCATGGGGAACTGTCCGGAGGTCTGAGCCTCCATCAGAGACGCCCGGTAGGCGTTCTTGGACTCGGAGATCGACTCGGCCAGTCCCGGTCTCTTCACTCCATCGGGATATATCCTCCTGGCTGCGTCGAGAATGGCTTCGAGGGCCTTCTTGGCGTCGCAGATGGCGCCTATCTCGGTCTTGTAGTTGCGTCCGATCTCTTCCTGGTTTATATCTATGTGGACGAGTTTCGTCGGAGGGATGTTGAATGTCTCGTCTCTGTACCAGGAGCTGCAATCGGCCTCGGAAAGGCGGGTACCGACCGCCATCATGACGTCGGCCTTCATCGCCATGGAGTTGTTGAACTCGGTTCCCCAGAAGCCGGTCATACCTACCGCCATGGGGTGATCGTCCGAGATGGATCCCTTGCCCATAAGGGTGTAGAGTACGGGAACGGTAAGATGCTCCGCCAGCTCGGTTAGGGCCCTTGAGGCCCCGCTGGATATTACCCCTCCGCCGGGGTAGAGTATGGGGTTCTTGGCTTCGCCCAACATGCGGGCTATCCTCTCGGCGTCGGAGACGTCCATCCCCGGCTTGGGCAGCTCGGGCATGTTGTCGTAGCGACGCTGGAAGAACTTAACGTCCAGCTCCATGGAGAAGATATCCATAGGTATCGACACCAGCACCGGACCGGGACGGCCTGTGACGGCAAGGCGGAAGGCCTTGTCCATTATCTCCGGCAGGAGCTCGGGGCGGTCGACCCTCCAGGCCCTCTTGACGAAGGGCTTGTATATTTCGAACTGGGTCGCGTCGCCGTGCATATTCACTTCCTGATGGGGATGACGACCGTAGTAGCTGCTGGGGACGTCTCCCGCTATGACGACCATGGGAATGGAGTTCAGCCCGGCCTCGGCCACCCCGGTGGTGGCGTTGGTCAGTCCAGGCCCGAGATGGGTCATGAGGACTCCCGGAACTCCCTTATTCTTGCCCCTGGAGTAACCGTCGGCGGCGTGGGCCGCTATCTGCTCGTGCCGAACCGAGATGTACTCGATCCGCTCGCTCTCCCTGAAAGCGTCCAGGAGACCTATGACCGTGTGGCCGCACAGGCCGAAGACCTTCTCCACCCCTCGGGACTCAAGAAAACGAACTAATTGAAAAGCTACCAAATCTCTGTTCAATGGGATCTCCTCCTGAACTTTGGTTACTTGCCGTACTTCCCGAACTAGAACCTCGTCGGGAAAATCGTGCGAAAGGGCTTTACATAGACTGAGATTCGCCCTAAAATCCCACCACATGGCAATAGATACTGCTCAATGGAATATACTTGAAACATACATCAGTCTTTTCTCCATGTCAAGGAATTCGCGCACTTTTTCAAAAGCTATCCGCTTGATCTTTCCGAAATCGACGTTTAGGATCGTAACGTTCCGGACAAAACGAGGCTAAGCACAGGAAAGAGCGGGATAAAGGTCATATGGGAGGGGTTTATCATAAAAGAAGGCAACGAAAAATCCGTAAGGGTTCTGGACAGGGCGATATCCATTCTGGACTGCTTCACCCTTGACGACACCCATTTAACGTTAAAGGAACTCTCGGAGAGGGTCGATCTCTCCACCAGCACCGTCTCCAGATTGCTCAATTCACTGGTCGCCCTTAAACTTCTCCATAGGAACGACAGGGATAAGTCCTACTGCCTGGGGCCGAAGCTCTACCATTACGGTTTTCTGGCCAAGGACAACATATCGGTGGTGAAACATGCCTACCCTCTGATGAAACGGATAAGGGACAAGACCAAGGAGGCTGTTACCCTCTACGTCCTGGAAAACGACTACAGGGTATGTTACGAACACGTGGAAAGCCTGCTATTCATGTCATGCGTGGTTAGGGTCGGAGACCGCTTCCCCCTCTGGGCCGGTGCCGGAGGAAAGTGCATCCTGGCCTATTCGGACGAAACCTATGTTCTGAATGAGATAGAGAAGGCCTACCCCATAACGGGAGCGACCATAACGGACCGGGAATCGTTTCTGTCGGAGCTGGCGTCCATAAGGGAAAGGGGTTACGCTATAAGCCACGGAGAGAGAGAGGAAGGGGTCATCTCCGTGGCGGTTCCAATATTCGAGCCACCCCACAGGATATTCGGCTGCCTTTCCGTGGCGGCCCCAACAGTAAGGTTGGACGAGAAAGCCATAGAGGAGCTCATTCCGGAGCTCAAGGACATCTGCTCCAGGATATCCATGAACCTGGGCATATAGAATAGTCAAAAAGCGGAGGTCTCGTGATTTC carries:
- a CDS encoding tripartite tricarboxylate transporter permease; this encodes MEQLHGFIAPFLNPQMIALVWIGVMAGVWVGAVPGLSVTMASALLISFTFPWQLNSALALICGVFVGGVYGGAITSILLNIPGAPAAIAAGFDGHPLAKKGEAGRTIGLVTTVSIFGGLLGIAILAVAAPLVASFALKVAPRDYFLLALMGLLLIGSIGSGDPVKGVLAGAVGVLLSMVGMDPSTGELRYTFGNVYLMAGINFVTAMIGLFGVSEVLFQLRDPHKTAVKQRLDKIVPDLKTFFKHLPLALRSGLLGVWIGALPGTGGDVAALLAYDQAKRSVKNPECPFGEGAIEGVIAPESANKGAIGGAFIPMLTLGIPGDAVTAIIIGALFIHGLKPGPMLMIENPDIFWTIISLLLMGNIALLVIGLMSVKMFSKIIEVPKRIILPVVVILSIIGTYSIQNSLVDVFWMIGFGVLGYFMRAYDYSTAPMVLGIILGPLLDSNYRRAMQSVGEELLPFFMDFVRNPLSLFLTLCIVYLVISQTSWWRNWRCKKTMSAQEVSLLD
- a CDS encoding tripartite tricarboxylate transporter TctB family protein translates to MQEQSNSNERRPGEIGFAFLFILFGALGFYFALDMTSGKYSSPSVAPKIASSVIMLMGTIELWKGSRKQGKGVNAGNLFSFLFTREILFVLVLLALYSFFLPILHFPLASFLFLFLSLLYLHHWKKIGLCSAISLGTVVVLVGVFKYVFQVMLP
- a CDS encoding Bug family tripartite tricarboxylate transporter substrate binding protein; this translates as MRRLLALMTVFCSLGVFLVAPAFADYPDKNINGYISWGAGGGTDNASRALTPLVEKIIGGKIILQNKPGAAGALATTLVANMPADGYSILYNAEGPALYKVLGLGKYDYNDFDTLCLMVFGVDVICVNPNTPYQTLQDLIEAAKENEGKIKMASTGTGGIPFVIASMLRAMKDVEFNLVGFDGDGSGMAALLGGHVEAMPISMMGAGTVDLIKTGKLRALAVINDERVEQLPDVPAITEIYPEFSKYLPIGHFYGAFVKKGTPQPIVDELKAAYMKAVKDPAFVEFIKRLNGIQLALSGEEADKFLKKNQSNVTWLLEEAGVTKVSPAELGIPKP
- a CDS encoding aldehyde dehydrogenase family protein, with the protein product MASKEITPEQLEVLEKLVEKARRVQGIIENYDQERVDRMCRAVAWAAGNPENFDRLGKMGVEESGAGDWNGRYGKRHKILGVLRDALRQKSVGMVEFNPEKGLARYAKPAGLIVSLIPMTNPELTPIVTAIYALKARDVVIFSPHPRTKKTTFEVVRLMREALKAIGEPEDFLQCVESPNMAMVNKIMTMGDLIMATGGPAMTKAAHSSGKPAYCSGAGNATMIFDETTDVEIAARNTRISKTSDFGSGCSADGNLVIYGGIYDAMVEALKKEGGYLATDEQREMLKKAMWDEEGHRIVATVAVAPQKLAKAAGFEIPEDRKFIMVVGDGIGKEHKFSGEKLTTLLTLHRYEGEFENALKMMDEIYKVGGRGHSCGIYSHDDDHIDRLALRAPVTRIMVRQPQSKANAGSAENGMPMTSSMGCGVWGGNMVSENISLKHYMQSTWVARPIMKDQPDEAILFGEFFDPSKKKPQ
- a CDS encoding sugar phosphate isomerase/epimerase family protein: MAHRYSLAQLTVLGWAPPEMIYNAHTLGYDCVGIRSITMGVKGENDYDIYRNREMFDLTRRAMDETGVVINDIELAKIADGVDVRNYEGPFEAAAELGVKNVISSIWTDKKDFYLDQFATLCDLAKQYGITVNLEFVTWASIRTLKETREVLDTVKRDNAGIMVDTLHLYRSRVDPAELDDCPKELFHMAHICDGPAEIPDWDDKESLIHTGRDERYYVGEGAIDIADIVRRLPDDVVLSIELPHLKREGSWGSMEHAKRCLSTAKDYMVENGIL
- the aroD gene encoding type I 3-dehydroquinate dehydratase yields the protein MMVRPLPGKPLKVRNALLGGEVPLVCVPLVGSTGEDVMAEVENLSSINPDIIELRIDAWDVVEDLDSSMDLLRKVRSAVGDLPIILTCRGHWEGGIKEVSESAKDSIYRGAISERLVELVDKELTYGYEKLSEVKALAEKAGIGLIVSYHDFDRTPSLSFIYSQLATQIRFGADVAKVALMPRSEEDVLKVFEATLAVRRDFPDVPLITMSMGALGQVSRLAGGLYGSDLTFAVGSAESAPGQIPVERMRGAFDLLYR
- a CDS encoding thiamine pyrophosphate-binding protein; this translates as MNRDLVAFQLVRFLESRGVEKVFGLCGHTVIGLLDAFRESERIEYISVRHEQIAAHAADGYSRGKNKGVPGVLMTHLGPGLTNATTGVAEAGLNSIPMVVIAGDVPSSYYGRHPHQEVNMHGDATQFEIYKPFVKRAWRVDRPELLPEIMDKAFRLAVTGRPGPVLVSIPMDIFSMELDVKFFQRRYDNMPELPKPGMDVSDAERIARMLGEAKNPILYPGGGVISSGASRALTELAEHLTVPVLYTLMGKGSISDDHPMAVGMTGFWGTEFNNSMAMKADVMMAVGTRLSEADCSSWYRDETFNIPPTKLVHIDINQEEIGRNYKTEIGAICDAKKALEAILDAARRIYPDGVKRPGLAESISESKNAYRASLMEAQTSGQFPMRPERILADLREALPKDGYVVADVGWNKNGVGQQFPIYEAGTFVAPGGLCTMGYGPSAALGVKVACPDKKVVALIGDGGMGTNVSPLATAAEKNIAVVWVVMNNCAFGTIAGLEYQHYEHQFGTLFTREGEPYSPDFAAIARAYGVEGEKVESAEDFKPALERALASNKPYLIDVSMENAPVVTAGCWNINDIYVKRGGSKPGRVWE
- a CDS encoding IclR family transcriptional regulator; protein product: MSILDCFTLDDTHLTLKELSERVDLSTSTVSRLLNSLVALKLLHRNDRDKSYCLGPKLYHYGFLAKDNISVVKHAYPLMKRIRDKTKEAVTLYVLENDYRVCYEHVESLLFMSCVVRVGDRFPLWAGAGGKCILAYSDETYVLNEIEKAYPITGATITDRESFLSELASIRERGYAISHGEREEGVISVAVPIFEPPHRIFGCLSVAAPTVRLDEKAIEELIPELKDICSRISMNLGI